CTGAGCGGGTGGCAGATACAGAAGTAGCGGTCAAAGCCTATGGCCACCATGATGAAGGCCGACAGCGGCACCTTGCACGTAATGAGGAACTGGTACAGCTTGCACAGGAAGTCGTACTTGATGTCGTAGCGCGTGTATTCCACGAACATGGTGAAGGGGATGATGACCATGCAGGTGAACAGGTCGATCAGGGCCAGGGCCAGCATGAACAGCTGGGCAGTCGTCTTGTCCCGCACGCGGCTGAAGACGAACAGCACGAGGCCGTTGCCCACGGAGCCGACGATGGTGAAGAGGGAGAGTACAAGGAGCAGCGCGATCATCTCGCCCGTCACGGGGTGGTCCAAGGCCTGCTCGTCCTGGCTCATGCTCGTCAGGTTCTCCACCTCACGCCGCAGCTTCTCTATGCCTGGGGGAGAGACAACATACGACATTAGACAtcataagatgtttgatgggttgttgacggactagcttttttgtcggtccgagggggagcataatttcatatttattgaccgcggccttcggccttggtcaataaatatgaaacaaaagtcgatatgccccccgagtgccattctctctgtgtctctttgtctctgttattctctctgtctctttgtctgtctccctgccctctctctctttttcctttctttatgCGTTctcttttgttgttattttgctgttgttgctttgttcagacaatcaaccaataagaaaagcaaaagctttATACAAAACCCCTTCGTCATGTCCCCTACAGGGGACCCCCAACTGAGGGGAGGCAACAATTGGCATTTCCAACAGTACATTTCTTTTTTCAATAGCTACCTTCTGACGTCCAGACTAACAGCTATGTATatcgccacacacacaaacagttccAAGAATAAGGAATGTGCCAGTGTCACGGTATGGA
The genomic region above belongs to Littorina saxatilis isolate snail1 unplaced genomic scaffold, US_GU_Lsax_2.0 scaffold_627, whole genome shotgun sequence and contains:
- the LOC138955516 gene encoding cholecystokinin receptor type A-like — protein: MSYVVSPPGIEKLRREVENLTSMSQDEQALDHPVTGEMIALLLVLSLFTIVGSVGNGLVLFVFSRVRDKTTAQLFMLALALIDLFTCMVIIPFTMFVEYTRYDIKYDFLCKLYQFLITCKVPLSAFIMVAIGFDRYFCICHPLRKIITPWRTKAADPNVYHPSSSSGWTHALCDPT